CATCATGTTCGCAAATAGCCTTATGAACAGACACAACTTAGTCGACTCTCGAAATCTCCTGCTATTAGCCCTGCTGCTAGGTTGTTATTTCAAAGCCGACAGCGCGTCCTCTCAAGAACCAAAACGAAATTTGACCGACCAGTGGGTTGAGCAAGCTGCGAAGCCACTGATCAAGGAACGCAAAGTCGACGGCATGTCGATCGGCTACCTACAGGGCAAGCACTACGGTGTGGTCCATCTGGGCGCGGCCAATCGTTCCAAAAAGAAAGCCACCAATACGACCATCTACGAAGTTGGCTCCATCAGCAAAGTTTTCACCGGCCTGCTGCTCGCCGATGCGGTCGTGCGGGGCGAGATCGATCTCCAAGCGGCAGCAGCGACGGCGAACGCCGCTGGGGTGCAGTTCCCTGCATACGAGGGCACGCCCATCACGTGGACGAACCTCGCAACGCATCGCTCCGGCCTGCCACGGTTGCCCAACAACTTCTCTGCATTCAATCTGCAGAATCCCTATCAGAAGTACGACTCTCGATTGGCTGCCGCGTACCTCGAAAACTTCGAACTCCGCCGTAAGCCGGGCGAGAGTTACGAGTACTCAAACTTTGGTGCTTCGGTTCTTGGTTACCTCGTCGCGGAGAATGCGAACTCGACTTACGAGCAACTTTTGCGTGATCGTATCGCGAAGCCGCTGAAGATGACCGACTGCACGACGAAGCTCTCATCCGAGCAAAAGAAACGCCTCGCCACGCCGCACAGCAGGTTCAGCGGCGTCACTCCCGCCTGGCACTTTGCCGATCTGCCCGGTGCCGGAGGCGTGCGGGCGTCGATCCGTGACATGATGCGCTTTGCCCGTGCCCAACTCCAACCGCCCAAAGGTGAAATTGGCGAGGCGATTGAGCTGGCTTGGAAACGACACGCTGTCGGCGATGAATCCGGCCCCGCCTTGGGACTCGGCTGGCACATCATGGGCGACGGCCAGACCCGTTGGCACAACGGCCAGACCGGCGGCTCACATGCGTCACTGTTCGTGAATCGCCAAACGAAGTCCGCAGTGGTCATCCTCTGCAACACGGCTGCGGGTAACCAGATCGACGAACTGGCGATGCAAATGATGAGAAAGGCTGCCGGAGAGAAGGTGGAATTAGCCACCGCAGAGCAAGCTTCAGGCAAAGCCGCCCTGAAAACGGCTCCCTTCCAAGCGATCCGCTGGCAAGATGAGCAGCCGGAGGTGAAGGTCAAAGGCAGGTGGTACAAACTGGTCAAGCTCGACCACCTGACGACCGAAAAAATCCTCGCCTTCAGTCGGCAGACCTACAACAGCAAATGGCAGAAACGCTTCGAGGAAGATCTGGTCGAACTGCTCCAAGCCATGGGCCACGCACCGAACAGGCGAGTGACGCTTGAGGTGCAACCGCTCGATTCCGCGGAGACAAAAACACTCAAGCGAATCCCGATGACGAAGGCCAATCGCGAGTCAATCCGTAACGCCGCCATGGACCAAGCAAAAGATAAACCGGCCAAAGAAAAAGTTGACGACGAAAAACTCGCCGCCGATCCCCAACATCGCCGCCGCCTCGAAGGCCGCTACCAACTCAACCCCAACTTCATCTTCACCATCCGCGACCGCGACGGCCGCATGATGGTGGCGATCACCAACCAAGCGACTCAAGAAGTCTTCCCCGACAGCCCCACCCGTTGGTCGTACAAGGGAATTGAAGCAACGCTGGAGTTCGAACTCCCCAAGCAAGGCCAGGCCACCGGGCTGATTCTTCATCAGAATGGGTTGAAGCAGAAAGCGCGGCGGCTCAGATAACCGCGATTTGCCTAAGCAGACCTGCGGTTTTAGCTTCCCACGATCTCCAAGATTCGCCCTTCGATTGCGAATACTAACGACTGCTCTATCGGGCTGCCCGTTGCTCATCGCCCAAAGCAAAAAGTTTTAGGGAACTTTCTGCGTTCGAATCTGTATAAACCTCCAGCAAGCAGAAATCGCTGGATCGATATCACTTAGATGACGGGGATCGCAACGCGTGGAAATCGAAGATCAAGAGCTCGTGAGGCGGGTCCTGTCTGGACAGACAGCCGCCTTTCGCCAGCTTGTTGATCGTCACCAGCAAGCGATCTACCGCTTTGCTTTGGGGCTGCTTGGCAAGCACGAAGACGCGCAGGACGTTACGCAAGAAGCCTTCCTCGCTGCGTTTGCTCATCTGTCCCGTTACGATCCGGCGCGGTCAGCCTTCGCAACTTGGCTGTTCACGATCGCCCGAAATCGGTGTTTCAACTTGCTCGGACGAAGTCGAACCGTCGAACACAACGAACTCGATTCGATCGCCGACGTTAGCCCAGCGGACCCAATCGTAAGACAAGAGATATCCGAACAGCTTGATCGCGTGTTGGCTGCTCTACCCGTAGAGCAACGCTCGGCGTTCGTCCTCGCCGAAATCGAAGAACTACCCTACACCGAGATTGCCCGCATCGAACAAACCACGCTCGGCACCGTGAAGTCGCGGATTCATCGAGCGAAGCAGAAACTCCAATCCCTACTTAAACCCGTGATGAGGGATTCGCCATGAACGGTGACCTTTACCAACAATGGCTCGCCCAGCGACGT
The genomic region above belongs to Lacipirellulaceae bacterium and contains:
- a CDS encoding serine hydrolase domain-containing protein, whose amino-acid sequence is MNRHNLVDSRNLLLLALLLGCYFKADSASSQEPKRNLTDQWVEQAAKPLIKERKVDGMSIGYLQGKHYGVVHLGAANRSKKKATNTTIYEVGSISKVFTGLLLADAVVRGEIDLQAAAATANAAGVQFPAYEGTPITWTNLATHRSGLPRLPNNFSAFNLQNPYQKYDSRLAAAYLENFELRRKPGESYEYSNFGASVLGYLVAENANSTYEQLLRDRIAKPLKMTDCTTKLSSEQKKRLATPHSRFSGVTPAWHFADLPGAGGVRASIRDMMRFARAQLQPPKGEIGEAIELAWKRHAVGDESGPALGLGWHIMGDGQTRWHNGQTGGSHASLFVNRQTKSAVVILCNTAAGNQIDELAMQMMRKAAGEKVELATAEQASGKAALKTAPFQAIRWQDEQPEVKVKGRWYKLVKLDHLTTEKILAFSRQTYNSKWQKRFEEDLVELLQAMGHAPNRRVTLEVQPLDSAETKTLKRIPMTKANRESIRNAAMDQAKDKPAKEKVDDEKLAADPQHRRRLEGRYQLNPNFIFTIRDRDGRMMVAITNQATQEVFPDSPTRWSYKGIEATLEFELPKQGQATGLILHQNGLKQKARRLR
- a CDS encoding sigma-70 family RNA polymerase sigma factor, with the protein product MEIEDQELVRRVLSGQTAAFRQLVDRHQQAIYRFALGLLGKHEDAQDVTQEAFLAAFAHLSRYDPARSAFATWLFTIARNRCFNLLGRSRTVEHNELDSIADVSPADPIVRQEISEQLDRVLAALPVEQRSAFVLAEIEELPYTEIARIEQTTLGTVKSRIHRAKQKLQSLLKPVMRDSP